A stretch of the Alkalibaculum bacchi genome encodes the following:
- a CDS encoding DHH family phosphoesterase, with the protein MKSHKFKKFIMPNQDIYLWIIGILAVIMFKYNIIISIVTALFLVFLIYYKTVSTSRSKENWKEMIENLALDIDAATQNILLDLPFPLLIVKNEGEIVWYNAHFSSICKVENLISMKFPDLLPNIDLKKIKEGLENKKPISYALEGKTYKVFLNAVENINNEDITMLYWLDITEQEEVKQNYINQKPLMAYIQIDNFDEILQDASESYRPLISAIIDRKINSWANEMNAFLKKYDTDKYLMVFEKKHLYLMEEKRFHVLDIIRETQSGNNMPITLSIGIGHSRQATSFLENQKLSKSALDIALARGGDQAVIKKDEKISYYGGKSQAVEKRTKVKARVKAHGIKDLIQNADKVYIVGHEVPDIDCLGAALGIYRCSRFLEKDAYIVLNKSNPSIDVLYDSLIDEGYKDLFVTSEYANKNITSESLVIVVDVHRKSLLEDESILEKTDKIIVVDHHRRGADFIENAILIYLEPYASSTCELVTEIVEYMDDDIKLEEIEASALLAGIYMDTKDFSFRTGVRTFEAASYLKRKGADINRCKFLLKDDKDVFVAKIEAIKAAEITKDNMAISVIQNSTDKVKLIVAQAADELLNLQGVDASFVMAQDQNEVIISGRSLGDVSVQLILEKLGGGGHLSIAGAQLSDVNIMEAKELLKKAIKEYKEEGVNT; encoded by the coding sequence ATGAAGAGTCATAAATTTAAGAAGTTCATTATGCCAAATCAGGATATATACTTATGGATTATTGGCATACTTGCTGTAATTATGTTTAAATATAATATAATAATATCTATTGTAACAGCACTTTTTTTGGTGTTTCTTATTTATTACAAGACGGTAAGTACTAGTAGAAGTAAAGAAAATTGGAAGGAAATGATCGAAAATCTTGCACTAGATATTGATGCCGCAACTCAAAATATCTTATTAGATTTGCCTTTTCCATTGCTCATTGTTAAAAATGAGGGTGAAATTGTATGGTATAATGCTCACTTTAGCAGTATTTGCAAAGTGGAAAATCTAATTTCTATGAAGTTTCCCGATTTACTTCCTAATATAGATTTAAAAAAAATAAAAGAAGGGCTTGAAAATAAGAAGCCCATTTCATATGCTTTAGAAGGGAAAACCTATAAAGTATTTCTAAATGCAGTAGAGAATATTAATAATGAAGATATTACGATGTTATACTGGCTAGATATAACAGAACAAGAAGAGGTAAAACAAAATTACATAAATCAAAAACCTTTAATGGCATATATTCAAATTGATAATTTTGATGAGATCCTTCAGGATGCAAGTGAAAGCTATAGACCTCTTATTAGCGCGATTATTGATCGGAAAATCAATTCATGGGCAAATGAAATGAATGCTTTTTTAAAAAAGTATGATACGGATAAATATTTGATGGTATTTGAAAAAAAACACTTATATTTAATGGAAGAAAAAAGATTTCACGTACTTGATATTATTAGAGAAACTCAAAGTGGAAACAATATGCCTATAACCTTAAGTATAGGTATAGGTCACTCTAGACAAGCTACTTCTTTTCTAGAAAACCAAAAATTATCAAAATCTGCATTAGATATCGCTTTGGCAAGAGGTGGAGATCAAGCTGTAATAAAAAAAGATGAAAAAATATCTTATTATGGAGGAAAATCTCAGGCAGTAGAAAAGAGAACAAAGGTTAAAGCACGTGTAAAAGCTCACGGTATTAAAGACCTTATTCAAAATGCTGACAAGGTATATATAGTTGGTCACGAAGTTCCAGACATTGATTGTCTGGGAGCCGCTCTTGGGATTTATCGATGTAGTAGATTCTTAGAAAAGGATGCCTATATTGTATTAAACAAAAGCAATCCGTCAATAGATGTCTTGTATGATAGCCTTATAGATGAAGGCTATAAAGACTTATTTGTGACTAGTGAATACGCCAATAAAAATATCACAAGTGAGAGTTTAGTTATTGTCGTGGATGTTCATAGAAAAAGTTTACTAGAAGATGAATCCATACTAGAGAAGACGGATAAAATCATTGTCGTGGATCATCATAGAAGAGGTGCAGACTTTATTGAAAATGCCATCCTTATATATTTAGAACCTTATGCTTCTTCTACATGCGAATTAGTTACAGAAATCGTAGAGTATATGGACGATGATATTAAATTGGAAGAAATAGAGGCTTCTGCGTTGCTTGCAGGAATATATATGGACACAAAAGATTTTTCTTTTAGAACAGGAGTTAGAACCTTCGAGGCTGCTTCTTATTTAAAAAGGAAGGGCGCAGACATTAACAGATGTAAATTCCTACTTAAAGATGATAAAGATGTATTTGTAGCTAAAATTGAGGCTATAAAAGCTGCAGAAATAACGAAAGATAATATGGCTATTTCTGTTATTCAAAATTCGACGGATAAGGTTAAGCTAATAGTAGCTCAAGCAGCAGATGAACTGCTCAATCTTCAAGGTGTGGATGCGTCTTTTGTTATGGCGCAGGATCAAAATGAAGTAATCATTAGCGGAAGATCATTAGGTGATGTTAGTGTACAGTTGATCCTTGAAAAACTGGGCGGAGGAGGCCATTTGAGCATCGCAGGTGCTCAATTATCAGATGTAAACATAATGGAAGCAAAGGAATTACTAAAAAAAGCAATTAAAGAATACAAAGAGGAAGGTGTTAATACATGA
- a CDS encoding single-stranded DNA-binding protein, with translation MNKVVLIGRLTRDPELRYTGQGTPVASFSIAVNRRKQKDKPQEADFINCVAWGITGENLSKYQSKGSQIAVQGRIQTRNYENKEGKRVYVTEVVAEEIEFLGSKRENQSNNEFNQDFGVPLDDFHPIEEDDDDLPF, from the coding sequence ATGAATAAAGTAGTTTTAATAGGAAGATTAACGAGAGATCCAGAACTTCGATATACAGGTCAAGGAACCCCAGTAGCGAGTTTTTCTATAGCAGTGAATAGAAGAAAACAAAAAGATAAGCCACAAGAAGCGGATTTTATAAACTGCGTAGCCTGGGGAATAACGGGTGAAAACTTATCAAAATATCAATCTAAGGGTAGCCAAATAGCGGTACAGGGCAGAATACAAACCCGTAATTATGAAAACAAAGAAGGTAAAAGGGTTTATGTTACTGAAGTAGTAGCCGAAGAAATTGAATTTTTAGGTTCGAAAAGAGAAAATCAATCGAATAATGAATTTAATCAAGATTTTGGTGTTCCATTAGATGATTTTCATCCTATTGAAGAAGATGATGATGATCTTCCATTCTAG
- a CDS encoding YkuS family protein — MIVALDNKYGELANSLRRMNYKVVSLYSKERVDGVLYHSTYDSDFLNGVNNSMMNSTSNHGVLIIDIKDKTPEDIDNILRKRLYTSLF, encoded by the coding sequence TTGATTGTAGCCTTAGATAATAAATATGGAGAATTAGCCAATAGCCTGAGAAGGATGAATTATAAAGTTGTTTCTTTGTACTCAAAAGAGAGAGTCGATGGTGTTTTGTATCATAGTACTTATGATAGCGACTTTTTAAATGGTGTAAATAATAGTATGATGAATAGTACTAGCAATCATGGGGTATTGATTATAGATATAAAAGACAAAACGCCTGAAGACATTGATAATATATTGAGAAAGAGGCTTTATACATCGTTGTTTTGA
- the rplI gene encoding 50S ribosomal protein L9: protein MKVILLEDVNGLGKKGEIVNAKDGYVRNFLFPKNLAIEATKDNIKKNEEMQKEKEAQKKKEIEEAKVLAEKISNTTLTMKSKASEEGKLFGSITSKDIAMALRDMEKIEIDKRKIELAEPIRNIGHIEVKIKILPQIYGNLNIDVKAL, encoded by the coding sequence ATGAAAGTAATCTTATTAGAAGATGTAAATGGATTAGGAAAAAAGGGCGAAATTGTCAATGCAAAAGATGGATATGTGAGAAACTTTTTATTTCCCAAAAATTTAGCTATTGAAGCTACTAAAGATAATATAAAGAAAAATGAAGAGATGCAAAAGGAAAAAGAGGCACAAAAGAAAAAAGAAATAGAAGAAGCTAAAGTGTTAGCGGAGAAAATCTCTAATACTACCTTGACAATGAAATCAAAAGCTTCCGAAGAAGGAAAATTATTCGGTTCCATTACAAGCAAGGATATTGCTATGGCCTTAAGGGACATGGAAAAAATCGAAATAGACAAGAGAAAAATTGAACTAGCAGAACCTATACGAAACATTGGCCATATTGAAGTTAAAATTAAAATTTTACCTCAAATATATGGTAATTTGAACATTGATGTAAAAGCATTATAG
- the rpsF gene encoding 30S ribosomal protein S6, whose protein sequence is MKKYETMFVLKTDLAEDAIKGIIERVKAAIEKAGEVESIEEWGKRKLAYLIDKKYTEGYYVLINFSAESKVLPELEHNFKINENFIRHMIINKEN, encoded by the coding sequence ATGAAAAAATATGAAACAATGTTTGTGCTTAAAACAGATTTAGCAGAAGACGCAATTAAAGGCATTATCGAAAGAGTAAAAGCAGCAATTGAAAAAGCTGGCGAAGTTGAATCAATCGAAGAATGGGGCAAAAGAAAATTAGCTTATTTAATCGATAAAAAGTATACTGAAGGATACTACGTTCTAATTAACTTTAGTGCAGAAAGTAAAGTATTACCAGAATTAGAGCATAACTTCAAAATTAACGAAAATTTCATACGCCACATGATCATAAATAAAGAAAATTAA
- the rpsR gene encoding 30S ribosomal protein S18 gives MAKPFRRGKKKVCHFCENKSSQIDYKDIKTLSKYVTERGKILPRRVSGNCAKHQREVTVQIKRARTVALLPYTAE, from the coding sequence ATGGCAAAACCTTTTAGAAGAGGCAAGAAAAAAGTTTGTCACTTTTGTGAAAACAAATCAAGCCAAATTGATTATAAAGATATAAAAACTTTAAGCAAATACGTTACTGAAAGAGGTAAAATCTTACCTAGAAGAGTAAGCGGAAATTGTGCAAAACATCAAAGAGAAGTAACTGTACAAATTAAAAGAGCTAGAACAGTTGCATTATTACCATATACAGCAGAATAA
- the dnaB gene encoding replicative DNA helicase, translating to MDLKAKVPPYNIEAEQSVLGSMLLSKDAILTATEIIQDSKEFYNPQHQQIFSAIVELFKENKPVDLITLSSKLKDSNTLERVGGSSYLTELVGLVPSYTNIKYYCNIVQEKALLRELINASTDLMNECYEPSKEPEQILETAEKRIFDISQRKSTGDFIHIQQALVSTLEKIEEVQKNSSNITGVSTGFRDIDNITAGLQRSDLILIAARPSMGKTAFALNIAQNAAVKGGKSVALFSLEMSKELLTQRLLCSEAHIDSQKLRTGNLDEKDWEKLAYASSNLSKSKIFIDDTAGVGIMEMRSKCRRLKIEYGLDLIMIDYLQLMEGSKKSESRQQEISEISRSLKALAREMDCPVVALSQLSRAPDARADHKPILSDLRESGAIEQDADVVMLLFRNYYYSKDPAERRLAEVNIAKQRNGATRTIDMAWLEEYTQFADYDYAH from the coding sequence ATGGACTTAAAAGCGAAAGTTCCACCGTATAATATAGAAGCTGAACAGTCTGTTCTTGGGTCCATGCTCTTAAGTAAGGACGCCATATTGACGGCTACAGAGATTATTCAAGATTCTAAGGAATTTTATAATCCTCAGCATCAACAGATTTTTTCAGCTATCGTAGAATTGTTTAAAGAGAATAAGCCTGTAGATTTAATTACTTTATCCAGTAAATTAAAGGATTCAAATACTCTAGAGAGAGTAGGCGGAAGTAGTTATCTAACGGAATTAGTTGGTTTAGTACCTTCTTATACAAATATAAAATACTACTGCAATATTGTCCAAGAAAAGGCTCTCCTTAGAGAACTTATTAATGCATCAACAGATTTAATGAATGAATGTTATGAACCTTCTAAGGAGCCCGAACAGATATTAGAAACTGCTGAAAAGAGGATTTTTGATATTTCTCAAAGAAAGTCCACAGGTGACTTTATTCACATTCAACAGGCCTTAGTTTCTACTTTAGAAAAAATTGAAGAAGTTCAAAAAAACAGCAGTAATATTACAGGAGTATCAACGGGGTTTCGTGATATAGACAATATTACAGCAGGTTTGCAAAGATCGGATCTTATCTTGATTGCCGCTAGACCTTCTATGGGGAAGACGGCCTTTGCTTTGAATATTGCTCAAAATGCAGCAGTAAAGGGTGGAAAATCTGTGGCCCTATTTAGTCTAGAAATGTCTAAGGAACTATTAACTCAACGTCTTTTGTGTAGTGAAGCTCATATAGATAGTCAGAAGCTCCGAACGGGGAATTTAGATGAAAAAGATTGGGAAAAACTAGCTTATGCCAGCTCTAATTTATCAAAAAGCAAAATATTTATCGATGATACTGCAGGAGTAGGTATAATGGAGATGCGCTCTAAGTGTAGGCGGTTAAAAATTGAGTACGGCTTAGATCTTATTATGATCGATTATCTTCAATTGATGGAAGGTAGCAAAAAAAGCGAGAGTAGACAACAAGAAATATCTGAAATTTCTCGTTCTCTAAAGGCTTTAGCCAGAGAGATGGACTGTCCAGTAGTAGCACTATCTCAGCTCAGTAGAGCTCCGGATGCTAGAGCAGATCACAAACCGATTCTTTCTGATTTAAGAGAATCCGGTGCAATCGAGCAAGATGCGGATGTAGTGATGCTCTTGTTTAGAAATTATTACTATTCAAAAGATCCAGCAGAAAGAAGATTAGCAGAAGTTAATATAGCGAAACAAAGAAATGGTGCTACTCGAACCATTGATATGGCTTGGTTAGAAGAATATACTCAATTTGCTGACTACGATTATGCGCATTAA
- a CDS encoding DUF951 domain-containing protein → MDKNYELNTIVQTKKKHPCGSDTWKIIRLGMDIKIKCEGCGRIVMLPRDKFEKRIKKIL, encoded by the coding sequence TTGGACAAGAATTACGAATTAAATACTATAGTACAAACCAAGAAGAAACATCCATGTGGTAGCGATACTTGGAAAATCATTCGATTAGGCATGGATATAAAGATAAAATGTGAAGGCTGCGGGAGAATCGTTATGTTGCCAAGAGATAAATTTGAGAAGAGAATCAAAAAAATACTCTAA
- a CDS encoding ParB/RepB/Spo0J family partition protein, with the protein MNNTKKGLGKGLGALIPQLEQAPDSGVLEIRIQEIIPNKNQPRKEFDEEKLQELSHSISQHGVIQPILVSKVQNGYEIIAGERRWRAAMKAGIKKIPVILKELSDEEKMEVALIENLQREDLNNLEEAQAYKEIMEKYELTQSQLAEKLGKSRVAIANTLRLLHLPEKIQDMIKENTLTAGHGRAVLSVPENLQEKLAQKIVEDNLSVREAEKIAQTLKEKEELKDPQDHPKVKDEGSDQDYILDLQERVQRHMGTKVKIKYKNSKGKIEIDYYSDDDLERIIRQLIE; encoded by the coding sequence GTGAATAATACAAAAAAAGGATTAGGAAAAGGATTAGGTGCGTTAATACCTCAATTAGAGCAAGCACCAGACTCTGGAGTTCTTGAGATTCGTATTCAAGAGATTATCCCCAATAAAAATCAGCCTCGAAAAGAATTCGATGAAGAAAAACTACAGGAATTATCTCATTCTATCTCTCAACACGGAGTAATTCAACCTATTCTTGTATCTAAAGTCCAAAATGGATACGAGATTATTGCTGGAGAAAGAAGATGGAGAGCTGCCATGAAGGCAGGTATAAAGAAGATACCTGTAATCTTAAAAGAATTGTCTGATGAAGAAAAAATGGAAGTAGCATTGATTGAAAATCTTCAGCGGGAAGATTTAAATAATTTAGAAGAAGCACAAGCCTATAAAGAGATTATGGAAAAATATGAGCTAACCCAAAGCCAATTAGCTGAAAAACTTGGGAAAAGCCGAGTAGCTATTGCAAACACATTGAGATTACTGCATCTGCCTGAAAAAATTCAAGATATGATAAAAGAAAATACCCTAACAGCAGGTCATGGTAGAGCTGTATTGTCCGTTCCAGAAAATCTACAAGAGAAATTAGCTCAAAAAATAGTTGAAGATAACTTGTCTGTTAGAGAAGCTGAAAAGATTGCTCAAACTCTAAAAGAAAAAGAGGAATTGAAAGACCCTCAAGATCATCCTAAAGTAAAAGATGAGGGAAGTGATCAAGATTACATACTTGATCTCCAAGAAAGAGTCCAAAGACATATGGGAACAAAAGTAAAAATTAAATATAAGAATTCAAAAGGAAAAATCGAAATTGATTACTATAGCGATGACGATTTAGAGCGTATCATAAGACAATTAATCGAATAA
- a CDS encoding CvpA family protein codes for MSWLDLLIVFVFVFSILSGIRKGLVFSLAALFSFVISFMTANAYYERLGEFLISNTKILEEIKSLIPIGIQNSINNGASIENLPNGAHSYITQLFTGGDLPFMDEFLNAIAKGIVHIISFLLIFFIIRIILSIFVRGINSVFKLPILNFFNKIGGGVIGLIRGIVSNIVIVSILYTIAMLGIKGDLVNEINNSILASYFYIGYLFY; via the coding sequence ATGTCTTGGCTTGATTTGTTGATTGTTTTTGTATTTGTTTTTAGCATATTATCAGGGATTCGCAAAGGATTGGTTTTTTCTTTGGCGGCCTTGTTTTCTTTCGTTATTTCATTTATGACTGCAAATGCTTATTATGAAAGATTAGGAGAGTTTTTGATTTCTAATACTAAAATATTAGAAGAAATTAAATCCCTAATTCCTATAGGCATTCAAAACAGCATAAACAATGGTGCATCTATCGAAAACTTACCTAATGGTGCCCATTCCTATATAACTCAATTATTCACAGGGGGAGATCTTCCCTTTATGGATGAATTTCTAAATGCAATAGCAAAAGGAATTGTACATATTATTAGCTTTCTGTTAATTTTTTTCATCATTAGAATAATACTGTCCATTTTCGTCAGGGGTATCAACTCTGTTTTTAAATTACCTATATTAAATTTCTTCAATAAAATAGGCGGTGGCGTTATTGGACTTATTAGAGGTATTGTATCGAATATAGTGATTGTGAGTATCCTCTACACCATTGCGATGTTAGGTATTAAAGGTGATTTAGTCAACGAAATCAACAATTCTATTTTAGCCTCCTATTTCTATATAGGCTATTTATTTTACTGA
- a CDS encoding ParA family protein — translation MTKVVSIYNQKGGVGKTTTNINLSAYVSLLGYKVLVIDADPQGNTTSGFGFEKDNLENTLYDGMVNNISMEDIILKTRYENLDLVPSDANLAGAEIEINQDSKKELRIRKLIDQLNEKYDYIFIDCPPSLGLISINALTASHSVLIPIQCEYYAIEGVSQLVKTIDLVRRGLQIPLEIEGIVLTMYDGRTNLSLQVAEEVRKFFKDKVFETMIPRNVRLAEAPSYGETIEEYDSSSKGAIAYKELAEEFIKKGKDSGE, via the coding sequence ATGACAAAGGTAGTTTCAATATATAACCAAAAAGGTGGAGTTGGAAAGACGACTACTAATATCAACCTAAGTGCCTATGTAAGTTTATTAGGTTATAAAGTGCTGGTCATTGATGCAGATCCACAGGGAAATACAACTAGTGGCTTTGGCTTTGAAAAGGATAATTTAGAAAACACATTATACGATGGCATGGTTAATAATATTTCTATGGAAGATATTATTTTAAAAACGAGATATGAAAATTTGGATTTAGTACCTTCTGATGCCAATTTAGCAGGGGCAGAAATCGAAATCAACCAAGATAGTAAAAAAGAGCTTAGGATAAGAAAACTTATAGACCAATTAAATGAAAAGTACGATTACATATTTATTGATTGTCCTCCTTCTTTAGGTTTAATTTCAATTAATGCTTTAACTGCTTCTCATTCCGTACTCATACCTATTCAATGTGAGTACTATGCTATAGAAGGAGTAAGTCAGCTTGTAAAGACGATTGATTTAGTGAGGAGAGGACTCCAAATCCCCTTAGAAATTGAAGGTATTGTGCTAACTATGTACGATGGCAGAACAAACTTATCCTTGCAAGTAGCTGAGGAGGTACGCAAATTTTTTAAGGATAAAGTTTTTGAAACCATGATTCCTCGAAATGTAAGATTAGCAGAGGCTCCAAGCTATGGAGAAACCATTGAAGAATATGATTCTAGTTCTAAAGGTGCTATCGCTTATAAAGAATTAGCAGAGGAGTTTATTAAGAAAGGAAAGGATTCTGGTGAATAA